One stretch of Chloroflexota bacterium DNA includes these proteins:
- a CDS encoding 50S ribosomal protein L24 — MSKMKIKKGDTVVVLSGDDKGAKGAVKLTMPKRQMVIVAGVNMIKKHQKPTGSTRTQVGIIEREAPIHVSNVALYCNHCQRGVRVGYQVAADGSKVRVCRRCGEPL, encoded by the coding sequence ATGAGCAAGATGAAGATCAAGAAGGGCGATACGGTCGTAGTGCTCAGCGGCGATGACAAGGGCGCGAAGGGCGCGGTCAAGTTGACGATGCCGAAGCGCCAGATGGTGATCGTCGCGGGCGTGAACATGATCAAGAAGCATCAGAAGCCGACGGGGTCCACCCGCACGCAGGTGGGCATCATAGAGCGCGAGGCGCCCATCCACGTTTCCAACGTGGCGCTGTACTGCAACCATTGCCAGCGGGGCGTCCGAGTGGGCTACCAGGTTGCCGCCGACGGTTCCAAGGTGCGGGTCTGCCGCCGCTGCGGCGAACCGCTGTGA